One window from the genome of Gimesia aquarii encodes:
- the ruvB gene encoding Holliday junction branch migration DNA helicase RuvB — protein MVREPVIRGEDGPEDDFSGSEDTWHTGYMADDVEYDDALRPQRLTEVVGQRQVVERLEVFLDATRKRNEPLGHLLLDGPPGLGKTTLASVLPKELGTELQITSGPSLSAPKDLLPYLTNASHGSFLFIDEIHRMPATVEEFIYPAMEDFRVDITLGEGLNARTVNMKLQKFTVIGATTRSGMLTAPLRDRFVRREHLDFYEDDELIEIVRRNSKKLRTEISDDSAFEIARRSRGTPRKANNLLRWARDFATSKADGRITTEVVNRAFEMLEIDQLGLERQDRRYLETLIKTFSGGPAGVQALGHSLNIPADTLEDEVEPFLLRCGFIQRSPRGRVVTMSALEHLKMSLPDSGKLFS, from the coding sequence ATGGTTCGTGAGCCCGTCATTAGGGGGGAGGACGGTCCGGAAGACGATTTTTCTGGGTCGGAAGATACTTGGCACACTGGCTATATGGCCGATGATGTAGAGTACGATGATGCACTGCGGCCTCAAAGGCTTACTGAGGTGGTTGGGCAAAGACAGGTTGTTGAACGATTAGAAGTCTTCCTCGACGCGACCAGAAAACGAAATGAGCCATTGGGGCATCTCTTACTTGATGGTCCACCCGGATTAGGAAAGACAACTCTTGCTTCTGTGTTGCCCAAAGAACTGGGAACTGAGTTACAAATTACTTCCGGTCCTTCATTAAGTGCTCCCAAAGATCTGTTGCCTTACTTGACAAATGCCAGTCATGGTTCGTTTTTATTTATTGATGAGATTCATCGCATGCCGGCGACAGTTGAAGAATTCATCTATCCCGCCATGGAAGACTTCCGGGTTGATATTACACTAGGCGAGGGCCTCAATGCCCGCACGGTCAATATGAAGTTGCAAAAATTCACAGTCATTGGTGCAACAACACGTAGCGGTATGTTAACAGCTCCATTACGCGACCGATTTGTACGCAGAGAACATTTGGATTTTTATGAAGACGATGAATTGATCGAAATTGTCCGGAGAAATTCGAAGAAGCTACGGACTGAAATTTCTGATGATTCTGCGTTTGAGATAGCCAGACGCAGTCGCGGTACTCCGCGTAAAGCCAATAACCTTTTACGTTGGGCACGTGATTTTGCCACAAGTAAAGCTGATGGAAGGATCACAACCGAAGTTGTGAACCGTGCGTTTGAGATGTTAGAGATTGATCAGCTTGGTCTGGAACGACAAGACAGGCGTTATCTGGAAACTCTTATCAAAACATTTTCCGGCGGACCTGCCGGAGTTCAAGCACTTGGTCATAGTTTGAATATTCCTGCGGATACATTAGAAGATGAAGTTGAGCCATTTTTATTGCGATGCGGATTTATTCAACGTTCTCCCCGCGGCCGAGTCGTCACAATGTCAGCATTAGAACATCTCAAAATGTCGTTACCCGATTCGGGTAAACTATTCAGCTAA
- the mnmG gene encoding tRNA uridine-5-carboxymethylaminomethyl(34) synthesis enzyme MnmG, which produces MSQSVYYEYDVVVVGAGHAGCEAALAAARLGAKTALLTMNCDTVGQMSCNPAIGGVAKGQIVREIDALGGEMGRVIDETGIQFRMLNLSKGPAMHSPRAQADKKAYQFCMKWKVEQQENLTLRQEMVKGLIVVQDRISGVIVHGDAQYHCRAVILTTGTFLQAIMHTGEAKTRGGRAGEGTTGTLSDSLVHLGFELQRFKTGTPARLNGRTINFSVLDEQPGDEDPQPFSFMTEKINQPQMSCYLTETNDYVHKLINENLDRAPMYSGQINSTGPRYCPSIEDKVVRFAERDSHQIFLEPEGRCTNEYYCNGISTSLPRDVQDKMIHSIRGLENTEIMRYGYAVEYDFATPTQLNPTLETKQVEGLYFAGQLNGTTGYEEAAGQGLLAGLNAALKIARKDNFILDRNEAYLGVLIDDLVTKGVDEPYRMFTSRAEFRLLLRQDNADRRMTPVGRRIGSVSNERWQKYQEYDTELKKAAQFIQSTRYQGNTLEEWLRRQDIGWTQISEFAPALEDFHFSERAIQQTLIEVQYAGYIRRQTAEIEKQKNVEALHIPDHIDYQVVPNLRNEAKEKLSRVKPRNVGQAGRISGVTPADLTVLVLYLNSSSRMAT; this is translated from the coding sequence ATGAGTCAGTCGGTTTACTATGAATATGATGTGGTAGTCGTGGGAGCCGGGCATGCAGGCTGTGAAGCAGCATTAGCTGCAGCACGTTTAGGCGCAAAAACCGCACTCTTAACTATGAACTGCGATACCGTTGGTCAGATGAGTTGTAATCCTGCAATTGGAGGGGTTGCTAAGGGGCAAATTGTTCGTGAAATCGATGCCCTTGGTGGTGAGATGGGACGTGTGATCGATGAAACAGGCATCCAGTTTCGAATGCTAAATCTTTCTAAAGGTCCTGCTATGCATAGTCCACGTGCGCAAGCAGATAAAAAGGCCTATCAATTCTGCATGAAGTGGAAGGTTGAGCAACAGGAAAATCTGACTCTCAGACAGGAAATGGTCAAGGGGCTGATTGTAGTACAGGACCGGATTTCGGGAGTGATAGTTCATGGCGACGCACAATATCATTGTCGTGCTGTGATTCTCACAACAGGGACATTCCTGCAGGCAATTATGCATACGGGAGAAGCGAAGACCAGAGGGGGCCGCGCTGGTGAAGGGACAACAGGAACTCTTTCAGATAGCCTGGTTCATCTTGGGTTCGAGCTTCAGCGTTTTAAAACAGGAACTCCTGCGCGGTTGAACGGTCGTACGATTAACTTTTCAGTGCTCGATGAACAACCTGGAGATGAAGATCCCCAACCGTTTTCGTTTATGACAGAAAAAATAAATCAACCGCAAATGTCTTGTTATTTGACAGAGACGAATGACTACGTTCATAAGTTGATTAATGAAAATCTCGACCGAGCACCGATGTATTCTGGTCAGATCAATTCTACAGGACCACGCTATTGCCCTTCGATCGAAGATAAAGTAGTACGTTTTGCAGAACGTGACTCTCATCAGATCTTTCTTGAACCAGAAGGGCGTTGTACGAACGAGTATTACTGCAATGGTATTTCTACAAGTCTACCGCGTGATGTGCAAGACAAGATGATTCATTCTATACGAGGGCTGGAAAATACCGAGATTATGCGGTATGGCTATGCTGTTGAATATGATTTTGCGACTCCTACTCAGTTGAACCCAACCCTTGAAACGAAACAAGTAGAAGGCCTCTACTTTGCAGGCCAGCTTAACGGCACAACTGGTTATGAAGAAGCCGCTGGTCAAGGATTGTTAGCCGGGTTAAATGCGGCATTGAAAATTGCTCGCAAAGATAATTTTATTTTAGATCGGAATGAAGCTTATTTGGGAGTTCTGATTGACGATCTTGTTACGAAAGGAGTGGATGAGCCGTACCGCATGTTTACTTCTCGGGCAGAATTTCGTTTATTACTCAGACAGGATAACGCCGATCGTCGTATGACGCCTGTTGGTCGTCGTATTGGTTCTGTTTCTAACGAACGTTGGCAGAAATACCAAGAGTATGACACAGAACTCAAAAAGGCAGCACAGTTTATTCAGAGCACTCGTTATCAAGGCAATACTTTGGAAGAGTGGCTTCGTCGTCAAGATATTGGTTGGACTCAAATTAGTGAGTTTGCACCAGCATTGGAGGACTTTCACTTTTCAGAACGTGCCATACAGCAGACGCTGATTGAAGTGCAGTATGCCGGATATATCCGTCGTCAAACTGCCGAGATTGAGAAGCAGAAAAATGTTGAAGCACTGCACATACCTGACCATATTGATTACCAGGTTGTTCCTAATTTGCGTAATGAGGCTAAGGAAAAATTATCTCGCGTTAAACCCAGAAACGTGGGACAAGCAGGTAGAATCAGTGGCGTCACCCCGGCTGATTTAACAGTGCTTGTACTATATCTAAATAGCTCTAGTCGAATGGCGACTTAA
- a CDS encoding Na+/H+ antiporter NhaC family protein, whose translation MAAIQSYLIILASFLGQSEKISDVPLQKEPARYAIEAPDVTVIGIPVSKVTIRALTVEGELDKEFSGHPQEILGLELWVKGVDTALPPFKNGILELKTDLTQNQKVFITQDLIIVDPDIRGTGSLEVYRISKWLSLLPPVLAVVLAIWFRNIILALLVSVWSGAVILAHGNLFLGFVHTLDTFVIHEIVEPGNPDNSHLMIILFTMFLGAMVGVMSVGGGSAALVNRLSKYASKREHSQLMTWFLGLIIFFDDYANSLLVGSSMRPMTDRMKVSREKLAFLVDSTAAPVSGIAIISTWVGVEIGYIADSYASLGMAEDYYTTFLYSLPYRFYPLQLLAFVWLVAYLGHDYGPMLKAEVRAIAFDQVIRPGRVNVVEAETVAEQGQLAHRLLLRNALIPLFVLLGLVMVGLMWTGTIEIERLNVERFESGQTLLQKNFRTVLEHASPNRVLLISSFLASIAAIASCSFTRVLSLNESVEAWSAGAKSMFLAILILVLAWSIATICDASHLDTAGVLVELLSGSLSPNWMPTITFLLAAAVSFATGSSWSTMGLLMPLSISVTYSLLVPLNEVDPNHHLMLGTIGGVLAGAIFGDHCSPISDTTILSSAAAGSDHLDHVLTQMPYAITVAVISLVFGYIPVGFGIQPYILLPVGLIVLFLILQFYGRSAEAEAEKILEAGISAEEFNNTKHEKDEEQSELTNKDEEEPDQQDESEEEPTEAD comes from the coding sequence ATGGCGGCGATTCAATCCTATCTGATAATTTTGGCCAGCTTCTTAGGGCAGTCTGAGAAGATCTCGGATGTGCCTCTACAGAAAGAGCCTGCAAGATATGCTATTGAAGCGCCGGATGTTACCGTTATCGGTATCCCTGTCAGTAAAGTAACTATTCGTGCTCTCACTGTAGAAGGGGAATTGGATAAGGAATTCTCTGGTCATCCCCAGGAAATTCTTGGTTTGGAGCTTTGGGTTAAAGGGGTTGATACTGCGTTACCTCCTTTTAAGAACGGTATTTTAGAATTAAAGACCGATCTGACACAAAACCAGAAGGTCTTCATTACTCAGGATCTGATTATTGTCGATCCTGACATTCGAGGTACAGGTTCGTTAGAGGTTTATCGTATCTCAAAATGGCTGAGTTTATTGCCTCCTGTCTTAGCTGTTGTACTGGCCATCTGGTTTCGAAATATCATTCTTGCTTTGCTGGTAAGTGTCTGGAGTGGTGCCGTTATTTTAGCGCACGGGAACTTGTTTCTCGGATTTGTACATACTCTGGACACTTTTGTAATCCATGAGATTGTAGAGCCAGGCAATCCTGACAATTCCCATTTGATGATCATCCTGTTTACGATGTTCCTTGGTGCAATGGTAGGAGTCATGTCTGTGGGGGGAGGCTCCGCTGCGTTAGTAAACAGGCTGTCAAAATACGCGTCTAAACGCGAACACAGCCAGCTCATGACTTGGTTCTTGGGACTCATTATTTTTTTTGACGACTATGCAAATTCATTGTTAGTGGGAAGTTCGATGCGGCCAATGACTGATCGCATGAAAGTCTCTCGGGAGAAGCTTGCATTTCTCGTCGATTCAACTGCTGCACCTGTATCGGGAATTGCCATTATCTCAACGTGGGTTGGGGTGGAGATTGGTTATATAGCAGATTCCTATGCTAGTTTGGGAATGGCAGAAGACTATTATACAACTTTTTTATATAGCCTGCCGTATCGTTTTTATCCGTTACAACTATTAGCCTTTGTTTGGCTGGTTGCCTATTTGGGGCACGATTATGGTCCGATGTTGAAAGCAGAAGTACGAGCAATTGCATTCGACCAGGTCATTCGGCCAGGGCGAGTCAATGTCGTTGAAGCAGAAACAGTTGCAGAGCAGGGGCAACTGGCACATCGCCTGTTATTGCGAAATGCATTGATTCCTCTATTTGTCTTGCTGGGACTAGTAATGGTTGGGCTGATGTGGACAGGGACAATTGAAATCGAACGCCTGAATGTTGAGCGGTTCGAGTCGGGACAAACTTTGTTGCAAAAGAATTTTCGAACTGTTTTAGAACATGCATCACCAAATCGGGTCTTACTGATCTCTTCGTTCCTGGCTTCAATAGCCGCTATTGCAAGTTGTAGTTTTACTAGAGTGCTTTCATTAAATGAATCTGTTGAAGCCTGGTCAGCTGGAGCTAAAAGTATGTTTCTGGCAATCTTGATCCTGGTATTAGCATGGTCCATTGCCACAATTTGTGATGCGAGCCATCTAGATACAGCCGGAGTTTTAGTGGAGCTACTCTCAGGAAGCCTTTCTCCGAACTGGATGCCAACAATTACATTTCTATTGGCTGCGGCAGTCAGTTTTGCCACCGGCAGTTCGTGGTCAACCATGGGACTATTGATGCCGTTGTCGATCTCTGTGACCTACAGTCTTTTAGTTCCCTTGAACGAAGTCGATCCCAACCATCATTTGATGTTAGGAACGATTGGAGGAGTTTTGGCAGGTGCTATTTTTGGTGATCACTGTTCTCCCATTTCTGATACGACAATACTTTCATCCGCAGCAGCTGGATCGGACCATCTAGACCACGTTCTTACACAGATGCCTTATGCGATTACTGTTGCTGTTATCTCATTAGTATTTGGTTATATTCCCGTTGGTTTTGGTATTCAGCCATACATACTCTTGCCTGTAGGTCTCATTGTATTATTCCTGATTCTGCAGTTTTATGGCCGCTCTGCAGAGGCGGAAGCCGAAAAGATTCTAGAGGCTGGTATCAGCGCTGAGGAATTTAATAATACTAAACATGAAAAAGACGAAGAGCAGAGTGAATTAACGAATAAGGATGAGGAAGAACCTGATCAGCAGGATGAGTCTGAAGAAGAGCCAACGGAAGCGGACTGA
- a CDS encoding sensor histidine kinase yields MSSEAGIAGVQLPDAYYRRLFSLVPVRSLSSVINELSVVWCEATTAEAVYLAVLERENLRLSAGVFKSSENVAHYFNTDSIRLSKDRSITEQTRSVFEQGRLLSQISQAAFDFFSFSCDQAEIAGIYVFSSTKLTDDVPVISQLINLSQRLLSQALEQRLQKHSALKSGNLPESNQNLSIGQKILPSSDKLEAMAEFAAGAGHEINNPVATIVGRVQMLLKEETDPQRRQSLATIGGQAYRIRDMIGDAMLFARPPAPHPVSLNLQQMTQEVLNSLNEKISKAGVNVSIKLSSLLTIWADEVQWKVVLSNLILNSLQVLKTGDGIEIFAEEMTQNSIRIMYIRVVDDGPGLTEQEKEHLFDPFFSARQAGRGLGFGLSKCWRIISLHGGSIEAEVNADRGMTFHLFWPIEGPKE; encoded by the coding sequence ATGTCGAGCGAAGCCGGTATCGCTGGTGTTCAATTACCGGATGCTTATTATAGACGTTTGTTTTCGCTGGTTCCTGTGCGATCTCTCAGCTCCGTGATCAACGAATTGTCTGTAGTCTGGTGTGAAGCAACAACTGCTGAAGCAGTTTATCTTGCTGTTTTAGAGCGTGAGAACTTAAGACTATCTGCTGGTGTTTTTAAGTCTTCTGAAAATGTAGCTCATTATTTTAATACGGATAGCATAAGGCTCTCAAAAGATCGTTCGATTACAGAGCAGACTCGGTCTGTATTTGAACAAGGGCGGTTATTGAGTCAGATTTCCCAAGCAGCATTCGATTTTTTTTCATTTTCATGTGATCAAGCTGAGATTGCAGGAATCTATGTTTTTTCTTCAACGAAATTAACAGATGACGTTCCTGTTATTTCACAGTTGATAAATTTGAGTCAGCGATTGTTATCTCAAGCATTGGAACAAAGACTACAGAAGCATTCTGCTTTAAAAAGTGGGAATCTTCCTGAGTCGAATCAGAATTTAAGCATCGGACAAAAAATTTTACCCAGTTCTGATAAGCTGGAAGCGATGGCTGAATTTGCAGCCGGCGCCGGACATGAGATTAACAATCCCGTTGCTACGATTGTGGGGCGTGTGCAGATGCTGCTGAAAGAGGAGACAGACCCACAGCGCAGACAGTCTCTGGCAACAATTGGAGGGCAAGCTTACCGCATTCGGGATATGATTGGTGATGCAATGTTATTCGCTCGACCGCCTGCGCCTCACCCCGTTTCACTCAATTTGCAGCAAATGACTCAGGAAGTTTTAAACAGTTTGAACGAAAAAATTTCCAAAGCTGGCGTTAATGTTTCTATAAAGCTTTCGAGTTTACTTACAATCTGGGCTGATGAAGTTCAGTGGAAGGTCGTTCTCAGTAATTTGATTCTAAACAGCTTGCAGGTTCTTAAAACTGGTGATGGTATTGAGATTTTTGCAGAGGAAATGACACAAAATTCGATTCGTATTATGTATATCCGAGTTGTTGATGACGGTCCGGGGTTAACAGAACAAGAGAAAGAGCATTTGTTTGATCCATTCTTTTCTGCAAGACAAGCCGGTCGGGGGTTAGGATTTGGCTTATCGAAGTGTTGGCGAATCATTTCGCTTCATGGTGGATCAATAGAAGCGGAAGTGAATGCAGACCGAGGAATGACATTTCATCTTTTCTGGCCAATTGAAGGTCCGAAAGAATAA
- the rbfA gene encoding 30S ribosome-binding factor RbfA yields MTSRRLAKIAQAILETVSTTILVHLRDPRIQNVTVLHVEVAPDVQSAKVYISIMGDEKTQALCLHGLESAKGFIQSKIADRIQTRYTPVIKFVLDSAVKDSVEALRILDELQVEREAEELTQGSSEQDDRITEEGSHVD; encoded by the coding sequence ATGACATCACGTCGATTAGCAAAAATCGCTCAGGCGATATTAGAAACAGTTAGTACAACAATTCTGGTACATTTGCGCGATCCTCGCATTCAAAATGTGACAGTCTTACATGTTGAAGTCGCGCCGGATGTGCAATCAGCCAAGGTCTATATTTCGATCATGGGGGATGAAAAAACGCAAGCACTTTGTTTGCATGGGTTGGAATCAGCGAAAGGTTTTATTCAGTCCAAAATTGCTGATCGCATTCAAACCCGTTATACACCGGTGATTAAATTTGTTCTGGATTCGGCTGTGAAAGATTCGGTAGAGGCACTGCGTATTTTAGATGAACTACAGGTTGAGAGAGAAGCGGAAGAGTTGACGCAGGGGTCTTCAGAGCAAGATGATCGAATCACTGAAGAGGGATCCCATGTGGATTAG
- a CDS encoding YebC/PmpR family DNA-binding transcriptional regulator: MAGHSHWANIAAKKGVIDKKRGKLFGKLSRAIIVAAQHGGGDPAMNLALRYAIDKARKASMPKENIDRAVKKGCGELTGEKFEELIYEGYGAAGVAVLCDILTENRNRTAGEIRKIFEVHSGNLGSTGCVAWMFERKGLFLVPTDNVIEDELFEIALEAGADDVSANGDVFEVTCSVESFQHVSEEFENRKIPTNLAEISRIPANTVDLGVNDGKKVLKLMEALEDHDDVQSVTANFNIPDEIMAEVIAD; this comes from the coding sequence ATGGCTGGTCATTCACATTGGGCAAACATCGCCGCCAAGAAAGGGGTGATTGATAAAAAGCGGGGAAAACTGTTCGGCAAATTGAGTCGCGCGATTATCGTGGCGGCACAACATGGTGGAGGAGACCCTGCAATGAATTTAGCCTTGCGGTATGCAATCGATAAAGCCCGCAAAGCGAGTATGCCGAAGGAAAACATTGATCGCGCGGTTAAAAAAGGGTGTGGCGAGTTAACTGGAGAAAAATTTGAAGAACTCATCTATGAGGGTTACGGTGCAGCCGGGGTGGCGGTGTTATGTGATATCCTGACTGAAAATCGTAATCGAACTGCTGGAGAGATTCGCAAAATTTTCGAAGTACATAGTGGTAATCTTGGCAGTACAGGCTGTGTTGCCTGGATGTTTGAGCGGAAAGGTCTCTTTCTGGTACCCACAGATAATGTCATTGAAGATGAGTTATTTGAGATCGCATTGGAAGCAGGAGCGGACGATGTCTCTGCCAATGGTGATGTCTTTGAAGTTACCTGTAGCGTCGAATCTTTCCAACACGTATCCGAGGAATTTGAAAACAGAAAAATTCCAACGAATCTGGCAGAAATTTCACGGATTCCAGCAAATACTGTCGATCTGGGGGTGAATGACGGTAAAAAAGTCCTCAAACTAATGGAAGCTTTAGAAGATCACGATGATGTGCAAAGTGTAACTGCGAACTTTAATATTCCGGATGAAATTATGGCTGAGGTCATAGCGGATTAA
- a CDS encoding response regulator, whose translation MKTVFTTGEAAKICKVSQQTIIRCFDSGQLKGFRVPGSRFRRIPRDVLFKFMKDNGIPTDALESGKRKALIVDDDEELVELIRDVLDADSRFEIRVANNGFDAGMMVKEYHPDIIILDVMLPDINGKEVCQRVRSDSSMDDVKIICISGMVEADKIDDLKAAGANDFMQKPFEVEQLADRVCTLLNLESVHAAG comes from the coding sequence ATGAAAACGGTTTTTACCACAGGCGAAGCCGCAAAGATTTGCAAAGTGAGTCAACAGACGATTATCCGCTGTTTTGATTCGGGCCAATTAAAAGGGTTTCGGGTGCCCGGTTCTCGCTTTCGCAGAATTCCGCGCGACGTCTTGTTTAAATTTATGAAGGACAACGGAATTCCTACCGATGCCTTGGAAAGCGGAAAGCGAAAAGCTTTAATCGTTGATGATGATGAAGAGCTGGTAGAGTTAATCCGAGATGTACTGGACGCCGATTCCCGGTTTGAGATTCGAGTCGCCAATAATGGTTTTGATGCTGGGATGATGGTGAAGGAATATCACCCTGATATTATTATTCTGGACGTTATGCTGCCGGACATTAACGGTAAGGAAGTTTGCCAGCGAGTTCGCTCTGACTCCTCTATGGATGATGTGAAAATTATCTGTATCAGCGGTATGGTTGAAGCAGACAAAATTGATGACCTGAAAGCTGCAGGTGCCAATGACTTCATGCAGAAGCCGTTTGAAGTAGAACAATTAGCAGACCGTGTTTGCACGCTTCTGAATCTGGAATCAGTTCACGCTGCCGGTTAA
- a CDS encoding tetratricopeptide repeat protein, which produces MCSFPKMVIILACQFMLLPCLLVSNAPVPLSAKMPDKKEGTKQTQKQSTPKVFSLEEGVADDVVLPLTPVKPRSTDELKKVDSAAWYMTGRMREARNDFIGAYEAYKKAMELNPNSVEIYRVLIRLASGLDKTDEAIKYAQKAVELDPKDYELMRKLGLHMAGQGRFEEAVTFLKKASDSPSIDKKSGVYVIIKHDQANLYERLGKNKEAAECWEVVFNALTKPDQYTFEYNSRSQLEAKKGKLFERMGQSFLETDRLKRAVEAFNKAAESQKGRPGVLKYHLAQVYFRSKQYQKALDALQVYYDEQLQSKGRKAYEFLAEILKALNRSDELIPKLEKLAQKDRFNRTLHYYLAEQYGNQGRFDEAEKTYLDSIGESSDSEGLAGLITLYQKNHKYEKLIATLSKAIQTGDGIQKIQPNLQKMSKDEKFVKSLIAEAQKLKAKSPPGVDVYSGFIIAKLAAVAGQTKAAGEFYQFALDSAEKNPKPQVRGNWAFLILREYSQLLKSENQYGKVADLFQKAVKNPLLAPQRIELLFQLAEARERNGETEAALKVNAEARQTAPKFPLLDFQHAWIYYHNRDWKNAIVQLQNFLKKHPRQKERAYQVKMMLSNVYVQQGDLAKGEAILEEMLAEDPQNPSINNDLGYLYADQGKNLEKAEKMIRIALKSEPNNMAYLDSMGWVLFKLQKYEEALEYLEKASKLPGGEDSTILDHLADCYHKLGKTEKAKELWKSALEKAQKSSPPDAKMIEQIQEKLDQ; this is translated from the coding sequence ATGTGCAGTTTTCCGAAAATGGTAATCATTTTAGCTTGCCAGTTCATGTTGTTACCTTGTTTGTTGGTATCTAACGCTCCAGTTCCTCTCTCTGCCAAGATGCCTGATAAGAAAGAGGGAACAAAACAGACACAAAAGCAATCCACACCCAAAGTATTCTCTCTGGAAGAAGGGGTTGCAGACGATGTTGTGTTGCCCCTCACGCCTGTTAAACCACGTTCTACTGACGAGTTAAAAAAAGTCGACTCTGCTGCCTGGTATATGACAGGTCGTATGCGTGAGGCCCGTAATGATTTCATCGGAGCTTATGAAGCCTATAAGAAGGCTATGGAATTGAATCCCAATTCGGTCGAAATTTATCGAGTTCTAATCAGGTTGGCTTCAGGTTTAGATAAGACCGACGAAGCGATTAAATATGCTCAGAAGGCCGTTGAGCTTGATCCGAAAGATTATGAACTCATGCGGAAGCTGGGTTTACATATGGCAGGCCAGGGACGTTTCGAAGAGGCGGTTACCTTTCTGAAAAAAGCATCTGATTCACCATCCATCGATAAAAAATCTGGTGTGTATGTAATTATCAAGCATGACCAGGCAAATCTCTATGAACGATTGGGTAAGAATAAAGAAGCCGCTGAATGTTGGGAAGTTGTTTTCAATGCTCTGACTAAACCAGACCAATATACTTTTGAGTATAATTCTCGTTCTCAACTAGAAGCTAAGAAAGGGAAGCTTTTTGAGAGAATGGGGCAGTCATTTCTTGAGACTGACCGACTGAAACGAGCAGTCGAAGCATTCAATAAAGCAGCAGAGTCTCAAAAAGGGCGACCCGGTGTCCTGAAATACCATCTGGCTCAGGTTTATTTTCGATCTAAACAGTACCAGAAGGCACTTGATGCATTACAAGTTTATTATGACGAGCAACTACAATCAAAAGGCCGTAAGGCTTATGAATTTCTTGCAGAAATATTAAAAGCATTGAATCGTTCGGATGAGCTGATTCCTAAACTGGAAAAACTGGCACAAAAGGATCGATTTAATCGAACGCTTCACTACTATCTGGCAGAACAATATGGAAATCAAGGACGTTTCGACGAAGCCGAAAAAACATATTTGGACTCGATAGGTGAATCATCTGATTCAGAGGGTTTGGCTGGTTTGATTACTTTATATCAAAAGAATCATAAATATGAGAAGCTGATTGCAACTTTATCCAAAGCCATTCAGACGGGAGATGGGATTCAGAAGATTCAACCGAATTTACAGAAGATGTCTAAAGATGAAAAGTTCGTTAAATCCTTGATTGCTGAAGCACAAAAATTAAAAGCAAAAAGTCCACCAGGAGTCGATGTCTATTCGGGATTCATTATTGCAAAACTAGCAGCGGTTGCAGGCCAGACAAAAGCAGCAGGTGAATTTTACCAGTTTGCTTTGGATTCTGCCGAAAAAAATCCCAAGCCACAGGTTCGTGGGAATTGGGCTTTTTTGATTTTACGAGAGTATAGCCAACTTTTAAAAAGTGAAAATCAATATGGTAAGGTTGCTGATTTATTTCAGAAAGCTGTTAAAAACCCTCTACTGGCGCCCCAGAGAATTGAGCTGCTATTTCAGTTAGCAGAAGCGCGTGAGCGTAATGGTGAAACAGAAGCAGCGCTCAAGGTGAATGCAGAAGCTCGACAAACAGCGCCTAAGTTTCCGTTGCTTGATTTCCAACACGCTTGGATCTATTACCATAATCGCGATTGGAAAAATGCGATTGTGCAGTTGCAGAATTTTCTCAAGAAGCACCCAAGGCAGAAAGAACGGGCATATCAGGTCAAGATGATGCTTTCCAATGTTTACGTACAACAAGGTGATCTTGCGAAAGGTGAAGCGATTCTTGAAGAGATGCTTGCTGAAGATCCCCAAAACCCTTCCATCAACAATGACCTGGGTTATCTCTACGCTGACCAAGGCAAAAATTTGGAAAAAGCGGAAAAGATGATTCGAATTGCTTTAAAGTCAGAGCCCAATAATATGGCTTATCTCGATAGTATGGGATGGGTTTTATTTAAACTCCAAAAGTATGAAGAAGCCCTCGAATATCTTGAGAAAGCTAGTAAATTACCCGGGGGTGAAGACAGTACGATCTTGGATCATTTAGCAGACTGTTATCACAAACTGGGAAAAACAGAAAAAGCGAAGGAACTCTGGAAGTCGGCATTAGAGAAAGCTCAAAAATCTTCTCCACCCGATGCAAAAATGATTGAACAGATTCAGGAAAAACTCGACCAATGA